A single Pseudobdellovibrionaceae bacterium DNA region contains:
- a CDS encoding PAS domain-containing protein: MDYKFFDALLDAVFIVDEHRKIVYCNESAATFCESSIRRLTKGAKFDNVLDVEDASVYNFPHHTDGIGEATPYIETQVTLKAGKSGRVQISVQPYPSPKDQPLWAIIIRDVTLEEMLASKYRGELEQKEEFISQLQEAKKELEAYSKNLEAMVEERTAEVKAANQMLNAIMNSLGQGFLVFDESGTCSDVFTRACIDILETEPGGKSIEGVLKLEGPGKEQFEMWRKAVFSETLPFDTLIDLAPRLFNHSSGRRITLDYYPIKKNGSGIDQLVLVATDKTSEYETSQALEIEKEHAQMTLKIFKGRDQFAQFLKATRIAISALKRQLERSSPENFDADEAFRRLHTMEGEAGAFSAVELRNAARSCQGDLEPLRMLESDADAPALFAKFVNSVDGLSGALDEFMGLHGEVLKALSVDGKTKVEVEEQELRDLLARLRERGVPPSELAPLHDRYLKKPIHQILEHYNNVIHLVAEKQGKHVEAIEFDGENIRLQSQCYQSFFASLVHAFRNAVDHGIEESDVRLMCSKPEAGTIRVSTNWKVIHGGKWIEMIIADDGGGIPADIIREKLKKFVAEDKISEMSDEDVLQYIFHPGLSSRDVVGEFSGRGVGMDAIKTEVLNLGGEVHVESSLGEGTKITILIPEVDGELDLAKSA, from the coding sequence ATGGATTACAAGTTCTTCGATGCTCTCCTAGATGCGGTATTCATTGTCGATGAGCACCGCAAAATCGTTTACTGTAATGAGTCTGCAGCGACTTTCTGTGAGTCCTCCATTCGCCGGCTCACCAAAGGCGCAAAATTTGACAATGTATTGGATGTTGAGGATGCCTCGGTTTACAATTTCCCTCACCATACTGACGGAATAGGTGAGGCCACTCCCTACATAGAGACTCAGGTGACCCTGAAAGCCGGCAAATCGGGCCGGGTTCAAATTTCCGTCCAGCCCTATCCGAGCCCCAAGGATCAACCTCTTTGGGCCATCATCATTCGCGATGTTACATTGGAAGAAATGCTGGCCAGCAAGTACCGAGGGGAGCTGGAGCAAAAAGAGGAATTTATTTCTCAGCTTCAGGAAGCCAAAAAAGAGCTGGAAGCTTACTCCAAAAACTTGGAAGCCATGGTCGAAGAGAGAACGGCCGAGGTTAAGGCGGCCAACCAGATGCTCAATGCCATTATGAATAGCCTTGGCCAGGGCTTTTTGGTCTTCGATGAAAGCGGAACCTGTTCAGATGTATTTACCCGGGCCTGTATTGATATTCTGGAGACAGAACCTGGCGGCAAGTCGATTGAAGGTGTTCTTAAGCTTGAGGGGCCAGGCAAGGAACAATTTGAGATGTGGCGCAAGGCTGTGTTTTCAGAAACTCTGCCCTTTGATACCTTGATTGACCTGGCTCCGCGCCTGTTTAACCATAGCTCTGGTCGGCGCATCACTCTTGATTACTATCCCATTAAGAAAAACGGATCTGGGATTGATCAACTGGTACTAGTAGCGACTGATAAAACTAGTGAATACGAAACATCACAGGCCTTGGAAATTGAAAAAGAACATGCTCAGATGACTTTGAAAATATTCAAAGGCAGAGATCAGTTTGCCCAGTTTTTGAAGGCCACTCGAATAGCCATCAGCGCTCTTAAAAGACAGTTGGAGCGCTCAAGTCCGGAGAACTTTGACGCCGATGAGGCCTTTCGCCGTCTTCATACCATGGAGGGAGAGGCCGGGGCATTTTCTGCGGTGGAGCTGAGAAATGCGGCCCGAAGTTGCCAGGGTGATCTTGAGCCATTAAGAATGTTGGAGTCAGATGCGGATGCCCCGGCCCTGTTTGCCAAGTTTGTTAATAGTGTGGACGGCTTGTCGGGAGCACTTGATGAGTTCATGGGTCTTCATGGTGAAGTCCTAAAAGCTCTGTCTGTAGATGGAAAAACCAAGGTTGAGGTTGAGGAGCAGGAATTGCGCGATCTCCTTGCTCGGCTTCGTGAGCGGGGAGTGCCCCCGTCTGAGCTTGCACCCCTCCACGATAGGTACTTGAAAAAACCCATTCATCAAATCCTTGAGCACTACAATAACGTCATTCACCTGGTAGCAGAAAAACAGGGAAAGCATGTGGAGGCGATTGAATTTGACGGTGAAAATATCCGTCTCCAGTCTCAGTGCTATCAGAGCTTTTTTGCCTCTCTTGTACATGCCTTCAGAAATGCCGTTGATCACGGGATTGAAGAATCAGATGTGCGCTTGATGTGCAGTAAACCAGAGGCCGGCACAATCCGTGTAAGTACGAACTGGAAGGTCATTCACGGGGGTAAGTGGATAGAAATGATCATAGCGGACGATGGTGGTGGGATACCCGCAGATATTATTCGCGAGAAGTTGAAGAAATTCGTGGCCGAGGACAAGATATCCGAGATGAGTGATGAAGATGTTTTGCAGTATATCTTTCACCCCGGGTTAAGCAGTCGTGATGTGGTCGGTGAGTTTTCCGGACGGGGAGTGGGAATGGACGCGATCAAGACGGAAGTCTTGAATCTTGGCGGTGAGGTACACGTCGAAAGCTCACTGGGCGAGGGCACAAAGATCACAATACTAATTCCAGAAGTGGATGGTGAGCTGGACCTGGCCAAATCGGCCTGA
- a CDS encoding response regulator, producing the protein MKKGEINILVVDDDDSSRAALAEAIKRAGFRVTEASKVEEALNAVRIKPVHGAILDCMLPRMNGIQLATELRSSRFGNGPLVFVSGIFKDRAFAQDAIKKTKALEYFTKPVPLNALVEIFEDKLKDLIDAPKVPLHALLSKPYASNRERLKALESIEEITGFDLPLVISIIMDSESTGFLNVVTKEGDISGITFVKGGITKVDTAESGSMVGGLLIKKGFLTQKDFEELPEKKRRGDVLKHLINESLISPHAADVVKAEQAIHGLRGLFKNVPLQINFVPERIRDKSTPVNATQLTPMFNEIIQQEISLPWFEKFYHDWLDHPMRMGPDFSDDHQVLKLGVADDLPNLVENLHKELTINEVLDEQGYDKEKFFKALHLIALRRLIVFDDAKRTKNLEEQLARLKVILKEVEKKNPFQIFEYFGTGPNPHVKDVERIYKEFARANHPDILPPNATEEVKQTVHKVYAIVSDAYDILTNEGKRERFVSGQRQQEAEKQLRAEGIAEEALVQLRRGRASVALEKLEEAYKLHPCTANVISLCWAKLKAHTGDVPYEVQKEVGHLLEQVTHEDRRSPNYLFVSGLLKKAGGDYEGAHAQLDKALALDPNFLDARREISSLKRAKATSADNTFTGELTSIVGRLFKKQAKK; encoded by the coding sequence ATGAAAAAGGGTGAAATTAATATTCTTGTTGTCGACGACGACGATAGTTCTCGCGCAGCGCTAGCTGAGGCCATTAAGCGTGCAGGATTTCGGGTTACCGAGGCTTCCAAAGTCGAGGAGGCTTTGAACGCCGTTCGCATTAAGCCGGTTCATGGCGCCATCCTCGATTGTATGTTGCCGCGGATGAATGGCATTCAACTGGCAACCGAGTTGCGCTCCAGTCGCTTTGGCAATGGCCCTCTGGTTTTTGTCTCAGGGATATTTAAGGATCGGGCCTTTGCTCAAGATGCGATTAAAAAGACTAAGGCTTTGGAGTACTTTACCAAACCAGTTCCATTAAACGCATTGGTTGAGATTTTTGAAGACAAACTGAAAGATCTTATCGACGCCCCTAAGGTTCCTCTTCACGCACTCTTGTCGAAACCCTATGCATCCAACCGTGAGCGTCTGAAGGCTCTCGAATCGATCGAGGAAATCACCGGCTTTGATTTGCCATTGGTCATCTCGATCATTATGGACTCGGAGAGCACAGGCTTCTTAAACGTGGTGACAAAAGAAGGCGATATCTCCGGGATCACATTTGTAAAGGGCGGCATCACCAAAGTGGACACTGCGGAAAGTGGCAGCATGGTGGGAGGGCTTCTTATCAAAAAGGGCTTTCTCACCCAAAAGGACTTTGAAGAGCTACCAGAAAAAAAGCGCAGGGGTGATGTGCTCAAGCACCTGATTAATGAGAGCTTGATCAGCCCCCATGCGGCTGACGTGGTCAAGGCTGAACAGGCGATTCACGGTCTTCGTGGGCTGTTTAAAAACGTGCCTCTGCAGATCAACTTTGTTCCCGAACGCATTAGGGACAAGTCGACGCCGGTTAACGCCACCCAGCTGACCCCGATGTTTAACGAAATCATACAACAAGAGATTTCGCTTCCCTGGTTTGAGAAGTTCTATCATGATTGGCTCGACCATCCCATGCGTATGGGCCCCGACTTTTCCGACGATCATCAAGTGCTTAAACTTGGGGTGGCGGATGATCTGCCCAATCTTGTGGAGAATCTTCACAAGGAACTTACAATTAACGAGGTCCTTGACGAGCAAGGCTATGACAAGGAGAAGTTTTTTAAAGCACTTCACTTAATCGCCTTACGCCGTTTGATTGTATTTGATGATGCGAAGCGGACCAAGAACCTTGAAGAGCAGTTGGCGCGTTTAAAGGTGATTTTAAAGGAAGTGGAGAAAAAGAACCCCTTTCAGATTTTTGAGTACTTCGGAACCGGCCCGAATCCCCACGTGAAGGACGTGGAGCGGATCTACAAAGAATTTGCCCGCGCCAACCATCCGGACATTTTACCTCCGAATGCCACTGAGGAAGTAAAGCAGACCGTTCACAAGGTGTACGCCATTGTTTCTGATGCCTATGATATTTTAACCAATGAAGGCAAGAGAGAGCGATTCGTCAGCGGTCAGCGCCAGCAGGAGGCGGAAAAGCAACTGCGCGCAGAAGGGATTGCCGAAGAGGCCCTTGTTCAGCTTCGGCGGGGTCGTGCCAGTGTGGCTCTTGAAAAACTGGAAGAAGCTTATAAACTTCATCCCTGCACGGCGAACGTGATTTCCCTGTGTTGGGCCAAGCTTAAGGCCCATACTGGGGATGTGCCCTATGAGGTTCAGAAAGAGGTCGGTCATCTATTGGAGCAGGTGACCCACGAGGATCGTCGTTCGCCCAATTATCTTTTTGTCAGCGGTTTGCTCAAAAAGGCTGGGGGAGACTATGAAGGTGCTCATGCTCAGCTTGATAAAGCTTTGGCTCTAGACCCGAATTTCCTCGATGCTCGGCGGGAGATCTCCTCACTCAAGCGGGCAAAGGCCACTAGTGCTGACAACACCTTTACCGGTGAGCTCACGTCAATCGTCGGTCGGTTGTTTAAGAAACAAGCCAAGAAATAA
- a CDS encoding response regulator, whose amino-acid sequence MFGKETHILVVDDSVNIRRVIVDNLTRLGFKKVATASEANEAFGKLSFFVDSPTPIQLVLSDLNMPGPSGLDFLKKVRADEKFKDLPFILITTESEKGAVIEAAVSGVSGYVVKPFNIETLTKRLQDAWTKHHGGGE is encoded by the coding sequence ATGTTCGGTAAAGAAACACACATTTTGGTGGTCGATGACTCGGTGAACATCCGTCGGGTAATTGTCGACAATCTGACCCGTCTGGGATTCAAAAAAGTGGCAACAGCGAGTGAAGCCAACGAGGCATTTGGCAAACTGTCGTTTTTTGTGGATAGCCCAACTCCGATTCAGTTGGTTCTGTCGGATCTCAATATGCCAGGACCAAGCGGTCTGGATTTTCTAAAGAAGGTTCGCGCCGACGAGAAGTTTAAGGACCTGCCGTTTATTCTTATAACGACAGAGAGCGAAAAAGGGGCTGTCATTGAGGCGGCGGTGAGTGGCGTCAGCGGATATGTGGTCAAACCGTTTAACATCGAGACACTCACCAAGCGGCTTCAGGACGCCTGGACCAAGCATCACGGCGGCGGAGAATAA